Genomic segment of Acinetobacter larvae:
AGGCTCGATTATGTTTTCAGCCCTTGCCCGTCTTAGTCTTGTCGTTCGGATTATGATTGCTATTGTAATCGGTATCAATGTTGCATTTTTTTTCCCAGAAGCTAGTCCCTATGTGAGTTTATTGGGTGAGCTATTTATTAAAGCTTTGAAATCAGTTGCGCCAATATTAGTTTTCATCTTGGTGATGTCTTCGATTGCCAATTTTAAAATCAATCAAGGTGGCGGTGAAAAACTCAAACCGATTATGCTTCTATATTTATTGGGGATGTTTTTTGCTGCACTTAGTGCGGTAGCGAGCAGTATATTATTCCCTAGCCAATTAATTTTATCGACAAATTTAGCTGCGCCGATTGAAGCACCATCGGGTGTCGCAGAAATTTTAAAAAATTTATTATTAAGCTTTATTAGTAACCCTGTCACTGCGATTAGTGAAGCTAATTTTATTGGTATTTTGGCATGGGCAATTGCCCTCGGTGTAGCATTACGTCATAGTGCTGAAACCACTAAAACCATGATTGGCGATTTATCCAATGCGATTAGTTATATTATTAAAATCGTCATTAATTTTGCACCACTTGGGATTTTTGGTTTAGTGGTGGTGACTTTTGCTGATGCAGGTATGACAACTTTAAAAAGCTATGGGCATTTAATCTTAGTGCTAGTAGGTACCATGATGTTTGTTGCTTTCATCATTAACCCCATTATGGTGGGTTTGGTTATGCGACAAAATCCTTTTCCGTTGGTGATTCAGTGTCTACGTGAAAGTGGTATAACCGCGTTCTTTACTCGAAGCTCTGCAGCAAATATTCCAGTAAATTTAGCACTTGCAAAAAAGCTCGGAGTGAATGAAACTCTATCCAGCGTTACTGTGCCTCTTGGTGCAACCATTAATATGTCTGGTGCTGCTGTGACCATTACGGTTTTAACTTTAGCTGCTGTCAATACCCTACATATTGATGTCAATATCAGTACCATGATTATTCTGAGTATCACCGCGGTCATTACTGCCTGCGGCGCATCAGGCGTAGCGGGCGGTTCTTTGCTACTGATTCCTGTAGCCTGTGGCTTATTTAAAATACCCACTGAAATCGCCATGCAAGTGGTTGCGATTGGTATGGTAATTAGTGTAATTCAAGACTCTGTTGAAACCGCACTAAACTCATCAACAGATATCTTATTTATTGCTGCAGTGGATCTTGCCAAGCAGTAGATCTTTTGCAGCAAACTGAAAAGTTTGAAGCAAATGCCAATACAATATTTACCTTTATGGATACAACTTGGGGCTTTTTTACTGGCAATGAATGCTGGCATGATCAACGTACTGGGGTTATTTACAGTATTGCACCAAGCGGTATCCCATATGACGGGAAACGTCAGTTTATTGGCTGAAGCAATTGTACAAGGCCATTCTGAAAATTTTATTTATCTATTTTTGATTATCTGTAGCTATGTACTCGGTTCAAGCTATAGTGGTTTTATTTTAGGCAACAGCCATTTTAAGTTGGGGCGTAGTTATGGCACGCCGCTGTGCTTAGTGGCTGCTTTTATTGTTTTGTGTTGGGCTTTTTTACCGTATTACCCGCGTTATGGCTTATTATGGGCCACTGCCGCAATGGGTGTGCAAAACGCCATGATCAGCCATTATAAAGGTATGATTATTCGTACCACACATTTATCTGGTGTACTGACAGATTTAGGCTTAGCCTTAGGTTATAAACTACGTGGCTTAGCGGTTGAGCCGCGACGCGTTGCACTGCATTTATTGATCATTTTAGGTTTTTTAATGGGCGGCGCGATTGCATCGGTAACTTATCCTTATTTACAATTACAAGCATTCTTAATTCCTGCCGCATTGAGTCTTAGTCTCTGTGTGGTGTATTGGGGCATTTATTTAAAGAAAGTGTCTCACCAAGTTAAATAGTAGGTTGTTGTTATGGTTAAAAATGCCTTACAAGCGCAATTACTCAAAGCCGGTTTGGTTGACAATAAAAAAGCCAAAAAGCTCTCCAAACAAGCTCAACATGAGTCTCGAACTGGACAAAGTCAAGAAGCTGAAATTAAAGCTAAAATTGCACAGGACCAGCAACAGAAATTGCAAAAAGATCAGTCTTTAAATCAAGAAAAACAACGTATTCTTGATGAAAAAGCCCTGCAAGCGGCGATCATTCAAATGATCAGTCAGCATAAAATCAAAGATTTTGACGGTGATATTAACTATCAATTCATTGATGATAAGAAAATCAAAAAAGTTTATATCAATCAGCAAGTTTATAATGCTTTGGTCAGCGGTAGTTTGGTGATTGCCAAAGATCATGACAGTTATGCTTATCTCCCCAAAGCGTTGGCTGAACGTATTGAGCAAAAAATGACAGGGTTTATATTGGTAGATAATAGCCAGAAAAATACTGAGATCACTGCAGAAGATGATCCCTATGCTGCATATGTTATTCCTGATGATCTCATGTGGTAATACGGCACCGTCATACCTTTAGATCAACAAAAACACCATGTTGTTATACGACATGGTGTTTTTGTTGATCCGCACAACCAAGCATATTAAAAATGGATTTGATGACGGTTTTGCTCAACAATACTTAACCAAGCGCGTGTTGCAGGACTCATCGCGACACTGCTATTCCAAGCCATATTTAGAGTCCAATTTAGAGTGGGTTTAACCAATCTTGAAATATTATATTTATTTAAATCCAGTTGCTCACAATACATCTGTGGCAATAAAGCGATGCCCATATTGGACTCAATCATTTTTGCAATAAACTCCCATTGACTACTTTTACATACCACTTTGGGCTCAAAACCAACACTATTAGCAGCTTTAATAATCATACTGTTTAAAGTAAAGGTATCTGAAAATAATAAAAATGACTCTTCTTTTAATTCACTTAAAGCCACCGTGGCTTTATTTTTCCAATGCGATTCTTTAATCGATAATAAACACATCGGAGAATCTACCAAAGGAATTGCTTGAAAACTCGGTCTTAAATTGGAAAGCAAAATACCGACATCAATACTTTTATCTGCCAAGGCTTCATCAATCCCATTGGCACCGACTTCTAAGAAACTCAGTTGTATATCGGGATACTGTTTGTGAAACAACGCAATTAAGGAACTAAATAATACTGAACCTAAGGGAGGTAGACCCAAGGTTAAAGTCCCTGTTTGAAGCTGTTTAACCTGTGCTACCGTATCATAAAGACGCATTTCTTCTTTGAGTATCTTTAAAGCATGTTGATAAATTAATTCACCACTATAGGTGAGCGCCACATCCCGTTTACGCTTGGCTTCTCCTTTTTTAAATAATGCCTCTCCAAGTTCATCCTCCAGTGCTTTAATGCTTTTACTAATACTCGGCTGCGTCAGAAACAAACGCTCCGCAGCAAGGCTAAAACTCTGACACTCAACGACTTCAACAAAGATTCTTAAACTTTTTAAATCCACACATTCGCCTCAATTGATTATGCCTAATCAGAATAATCTTGATTAAATTATTCATAATTTAACATAAACTTTGGGCTTAAAATAAGGCATCTCCTTCAATAGCAGTGCCAAAATGTTAAATAGCCCACTGGGGCAAAGCCTCAGACATAGCCATTATCTCAAAGTCAGTTTACAAATTGGTCTATTATTTTTGTTTTGGTGGATGGGTTGCTATGTTCAAGCCTTTTTTCATCTTCCTGTTTCTGGTGCAGTCGTTGGTTTATTTTTAGTATTAATCGCTCTGCTTACGGGGCTGATTAAATTACATTGGATTAAACGAGGTGCTGACTTTATTTTGGCTGAGTTGGTTTTATTTTTTATTCCTTGCTTTGTCGCAGTATTAAAGTACAAAGATCTATTTCTAAGTGAAGGCTGGCAATTGTTGGTCGCAGTTGCAATTGGAACCATCTGTGTCATGGTCACCACGGCTTATAGTGTTTACCTAGGCTTTAAACTGGAACAGAAACTAAAAGCACATTTTACGCCATCAGACCCTGACGCAATACATCATGGTGGGCATTAATCATGGCTCTGATTTCATTTTTATGTGTAGTGGTCACAGTATTACTTTACCTCATCGCCAAAAAAATCTACCGTAAATATCCTTATTTACTGTTATCCCCTGCACTCTTTACGCCCATTGTTTTGATTATCCTCTTGCTGATCACCCATATCTCTTATGATACTTATATGTATGAAGCACAGTGGATTGTTTGGATGCTTGGTCCGGCAACAGTGGCTTTTGCGATCCCTATTTATGAATATCGTCAGATTATTAAACAGCACGTACTTGCCATCAGTATGGGGATTGTCATTGGTATGCTCACAGGCATGATTAGCTCATTTTATTTGGCAGCATTATTTCACTTTGATCAAACGACCACCTATAGTTTAATGGCGCGCTCTATTTCCACACCGTTTGCCATGGAATTAACCCGTCATATTGGTGGTTCAGTAGAACTGGTCATTTTATTTACCATGATTACCGGTGTCGTCGGTATATTAATCGGTGACAGTGTATTGGCAGCAATTCGTTTAAAATCACATTTTGCGCTCGGTGCATCTTTGGGCAATGCCGCACATGGTTTTGGTACATCCAAAGCTTATTCGCGCCATCGTGAACAAGGTGTGATTGCCAGTTTAACCATGGTTCTGGCCGGGGTATTTATGGTGTTGGTTGGCCCCTTCTTGGTACATATTATTGTAAAAGTATTGTCTTAATTGGTTTGATCGTTCAGTACAGCCTATAAAGATACTGTTATGGCAAGGGATTGCCCATGCACAATGCTTGCACTGCAAAATAGAAATATAGCAATTTCAAGTAGAAAAAATCATTTGATTGTATATAAAAGTTTAAACAATCCGACCCGCCCAATAATTTCCGATACAATCAGCCGATATATAAATCAGAAATAGGGGTATATTTTGCTAGATGACTTGAAATTTATCCAGATATTTAAGCACTGGTTAGACCAATATCCATGGCTAGAAATGTTCGTTCATTTAGCTATTTTAATTTTACTGGCAATGCTCGCCAACTTTGTTGCCAAGCACATTGTGGTTCGTGGCATACGCAGTCTGATTAATCGTTTTAAATTTAAAAATACGCCTATTTTCGCACAACATAGTGTTATTCGACGTATTGCCAATATCGTACCTGCGGTCATTATTTTAAATGGTATCAGTACCGTCCCGCATCTTACTGCTAAATTAGTCGATTTAGTGCAGTTATTTGCCCAAGCATTTATTATTCTGACCATTGCACTGAGTATAAGTGAATTACTCAATGTCTTTAATTTGATGTATCAGAAAAATGCAAAATCACGCGACAAACCTATTAAAGGCTACTTACAGTTAATCAAACTGCTGGTATTTATTGTCTGCACATTATTGATTGTTGGAACCTTCCTGAAAAAAGATATTTTCACTCTATTGGCAGGTTTTGGTGCCATGGCGGCAGTATTGATGTTGGTATTCCAAAATACCATTCTATCTTTGGTGGCCTCAGTACAAATTGCATCCTATGACATGGTTCGCATTGGTGACTGGATTGAAATGCCAAGCCTCAATGCCGATGGAACTGTGGTCGATATGTCCCTCCACACCGTTACCGTTGAGAATTTTGATCGCACCTTTACCACCATACCGACCAATAAACTGGTGGTCGATACCTTTAAAAACTGGCGCGGCATGTTTGATGCTGGCGTACGTCGTATTAAGCGTTCCATTTTTATTGATCAAACCAGTGTCCATCTGTTAACGCAACAAGAAATTGAGAAATTGCGTGAATTGGTGATTTTGAATCCATATCTTGATGAGAAACAAGCAGAATTAGAGCAGTTTAATCAACAGTTTTCTGCGCAGTCACATTGGAATATGCGTCAATTGACCAATATCGGAACATTTCGTGCCTATATCAAATTATATTTGGCACAACATCCCGGCATTGCTGAAACCCAAACCTTGATGGTACGTCAATTACAGCCAACAGCGGAAGGCATTCCCTTAGAAATCTATGCCTTTACCAATAACACAGCATGGGTCGCATATGAAGGCATTCAAGCAGATATTTTTGATCATATTTTGGCTATTGCACCATATTTTTCAATCCGCATTTACCAAGCGCCATCTGGTAGTGATGTCAAATCCTTAGCATTGGCTCCACATACAACTGCGCCGAATGTCTAATCAGCAAACATACCTGCTACGCTGACGGATCACTTGATCGCCATCAATAGACCAAGTCTTATCGAGACTTGGTCTATTGACAATGGGCAGGCCTATTTGCTTTTAGCGATATAAACAGTGCGGCAATTGAATTTGTTTCAGGGCACGACGATGTTGTTGAAAATCGGCATCATGCCGCGCCACTTCAGCCCAAAACGCTGGGCTATGATCAAAATGACGCGTATGCGCTAACTCGTGTACACAAACATAGCGCACTAATTTTTCAGGCAACAAAACCAAACTGGCATTGAGCATAATGGCATGACGTTGACTACAACTGCCCCAACGGGTTTTGACCAAACGAATATTACACCGCTGATAATGGATAGCACATTGTTGAGCGACCTGTTGTAGATAGCCCGCTAAATATTTTTTAGCATATGCTAAAACAAAGTTACGAAAATGCAGCGTCACAGCTTGATCATTCACATATAAAATCTGCTGCTCTACGTCGAGCTGCCAGGTTTTTAGGGTAGAGACCGCTTGAATATGGAAGCGCTGCTCAGCATTTTGACGATTAAATAAGGTGAAATGATCTGGCGATGTTTGTGTATTGAGTTTGGCTTGTTGCTGAGCCCAAACCCGTGCTAACCATTGTTGATGTTGCGCCAAAAACTGCTGGATCTGTTGATCATGACAGAATTTAGGCACGGTTAAACGAATACTATGCGCATCAACCCGCAAGCGCATATGTTTAGCGCTTGCATGGCGAACAATCTTAATTTCTGGCTGTACAATCAGACTTTGCATTCTATTCTATAACGGCTGTACGTTCCTCAATGCCGTGATCTGTTGCCACTATCGCTAAATCTGCTTTATTGATCGCAAAAATACCGTTAGTAACAACGCCGGGAATATCATTGATGCTTTTTTCAAGTTCTAAGGCATTGAGGATACTTAGATTATAGACATCTAGAATGACATTAGCATTGTCAGTCACAACCCCTTCACGATATGCAGGATCTCCCCCCATTGCAACCAATTTACGCGCAACGGCAGAGCGAGCCATCGGAATAACTTCTACGGGTAACGGAAAATCACGTCCTAACTGACTCACCCATTTAGAGTCGTCTACAATACAGATAAATTTTTTCGCAATAGATGCTACGATTTTTTCCCGTGTCAATGCTGCGCCACCACCTTTAATCATATGTAAGTGACGATCAATTTCATCTGCGCCATCCACATAGGCATCTAAACCACCCACATGGTTCATATCGACCACATCAATGCCGAGTTTTTTCAGGCGTTGTGCTGTTGCTTCAGAACTCGCAACAGCTGCTTCTAACTGTAGTTCAGGTAATAAGTCAATCAGAAAGTTTACTGTACTCCCTGTGCCCACTCCCAAAATCCCCCCTTTGGGTAAATGTTTTAAAGCGGCTTCTGCAGCTGCTTGTTTTTTTTGATCTTGGGTCGTATATAAAGCCATGGCCTATCACTCGTTTAATTTCATTCATTTTGCATTTCCGTGCAAATTTAGCACGACA
This window contains:
- the sstT gene encoding serine/threonine transporter SstT, translating into MFSALARLSLVVRIMIAIVIGINVAFFFPEASPYVSLLGELFIKALKSVAPILVFILVMSSIANFKINQGGGEKLKPIMLLYLLGMFFAALSAVASSILFPSQLILSTNLAAPIEAPSGVAEILKNLLLSFISNPVTAISEANFIGILAWAIALGVALRHSAETTKTMIGDLSNAISYIIKIVINFAPLGIFGLVVVTFADAGMTTLKSYGHLILVLVGTMMFVAFIINPIMVGLVMRQNPFPLVIQCLRESGITAFFTRSSAANIPVNLALAKKLGVNETLSSVTVPLGATINMSGAAVTITVLTLAAVNTLHIDVNISTMIILSITAVITACGASGVAGGSLLLIPVACGLFKIPTEIAMQVVAIGMVISVIQDSVETALNSSTDILFIAAVDLAKQ
- a CDS encoding M48 family metallopeptidase; translated protein: MQSLIVQPEIKIVRHASAKHMRLRVDAHSIRLTVPKFCHDQQIQQFLAQHQQWLARVWAQQQAKLNTQTSPDHFTLFNRQNAEQRFHIQAVSTLKTWQLDVEQQILYVNDQAVTLHFRNFVLAYAKKYLAGYLQQVAQQCAIHYQRCNIRLVKTRWGSCSQRHAIMLNASLVLLPEKLVRYVCVHELAHTRHFDHSPAFWAEVARHDADFQQHRRALKQIQLPHCLYR
- a CDS encoding LrgB family protein is translated as MALISFLCVVVTVLLYLIAKKIYRKYPYLLLSPALFTPIVLIILLLITHISYDTYMYEAQWIVWMLGPATVAFAIPIYEYRQIIKQHVLAISMGIVIGMLTGMISSFYLAALFHFDQTTTYSLMARSISTPFAMELTRHIGGSVELVILFTMITGVVGILIGDSVLAAIRLKSHFALGASLGNAAHGFGTSKAYSRHREQGVIASLTMVLAGVFMVLVGPFLVHIIVKVLS
- a CDS encoding mechanosensitive ion channel family protein, which produces MLLDDLKFIQIFKHWLDQYPWLEMFVHLAILILLAMLANFVAKHIVVRGIRSLINRFKFKNTPIFAQHSVIRRIANIVPAVIILNGISTVPHLTAKLVDLVQLFAQAFIILTIALSISELLNVFNLMYQKNAKSRDKPIKGYLQLIKLLVFIVCTLLIVGTFLKKDIFTLLAGFGAMAAVLMLVFQNTILSLVASVQIASYDMVRIGDWIEMPSLNADGTVVDMSLHTVTVENFDRTFTTIPTNKLVVDTFKNWRGMFDAGVRRIKRSIFIDQTSVHLLTQQEIEKLRELVILNPYLDEKQAELEQFNQQFSAQSHWNMRQLTNIGTFRAYIKLYLAQHPGIAETQTLMVRQLQPTAEGIPLEIYAFTNNTAWVAYEGIQADIFDHILAIAPYFSIRIYQAPSGSDVKSLALAPHTTAPNV
- a CDS encoding DUF2058 domain-containing protein; this encodes MVKNALQAQLLKAGLVDNKKAKKLSKQAQHESRTGQSQEAEIKAKIAQDQQQKLQKDQSLNQEKQRILDEKALQAAIIQMISQHKIKDFDGDINYQFIDDKKIKKVYINQQVYNALVSGSLVIAKDHDSYAYLPKALAERIEQKMTGFILVDNSQKNTEITAEDDPYAAYVIPDDLMW
- the rpiA gene encoding ribose-5-phosphate isomerase RpiA; this encodes MALYTTQDQKKQAAAEAALKHLPKGGILGVGTGSTVNFLIDLLPELQLEAAVASSEATAQRLKKLGIDVVDMNHVGGLDAYVDGADEIDRHLHMIKGGGAALTREKIVASIAKKFICIVDDSKWVSQLGRDFPLPVEVIPMARSAVARKLVAMGGDPAYREGVVTDNANVILDVYNLSILNALELEKSINDIPGVVTNGIFAINKADLAIVATDHGIEERTAVIE
- a CDS encoding CidA/LrgA family protein; this encodes MLNSPLGQSLRHSHYLKVSLQIGLLFLFWWMGCYVQAFFHLPVSGAVVGLFLVLIALLTGLIKLHWIKRGADFILAELVLFFIPCFVAVLKYKDLFLSEGWQLLVAVAIGTICVMVTTAYSVYLGFKLEQKLKAHFTPSDPDAIHHGGH
- a CDS encoding LysR family transcriptional regulator, with the protein product MDLKSLRIFVEVVECQSFSLAAERLFLTQPSISKSIKALEDELGEALFKKGEAKRKRDVALTYSGELIYQHALKILKEEMRLYDTVAQVKQLQTGTLTLGLPPLGSVLFSSLIALFHKQYPDIQLSFLEVGANGIDEALADKSIDVGILLSNLRPSFQAIPLVDSPMCLLSIKESHWKNKATVALSELKEESFLLFSDTFTLNSMIIKAANSVGFEPKVVCKSSQWEFIAKMIESNMGIALLPQMYCEQLDLNKYNISRLVKPTLNWTLNMAWNSSVAMSPATRAWLSIVEQNRHQIHF
- a CDS encoding YoaK family protein translates to MPIQYLPLWIQLGAFLLAMNAGMINVLGLFTVLHQAVSHMTGNVSLLAEAIVQGHSENFIYLFLIICSYVLGSSYSGFILGNSHFKLGRSYGTPLCLVAAFIVLCWAFLPYYPRYGLLWATAAMGVQNAMISHYKGMIIRTTHLSGVLTDLGLALGYKLRGLAVEPRRVALHLLIILGFLMGGAIASVTYPYLQLQAFLIPAALSLSLCVVYWGIYLKKVSHQVK